DNA from Chryseomicrobium sp. FSL W7-1435:
GGTGAACTCTTCTTTTAGTACAGGCAGGAATTGATAACCGACAAGCAGACTATACGCAAGTTTTGGTGACAGCTTCAATTGTTGCATCAGACTCATGATGAACTGCATTGGGGACGTCGTCAGAACAAACAATAACGACAGGGACGAGTACGCAAACACTCGAAAGCTCAACGAAAATGCTGTTGCAAGTCGGTCATCAGAAGTTCCAAAAACATATGTCGTCCAGAAATAGCCGATAGCTCCAAGTGAAAACGGTAGCATGAAGAGTGCCCAACGCTTCCAGTTGGTGCGCGAAAATAGTAGTTGAACTACTAAGACGGCTATAAACATGAGAAGCGGCGTCCAAGGGTCGAAATAAAACGCGAGTGCAAAGATGAAAATGAACGTCACGAGCATTTTAACGGACGGATTCAAGCGGTGAAGCCATGTCGACATCACGAGCACCTCCTGTCGGTTTGACTAAACGATAGGTAGCCAGTTGTTCTGGATCTGAAAAGACGCTCGCCGGAAGGCAGGGACCAATCAGTACCCCGTCTTTCAAAAGTAACATCGAGTCCGCAATCCGCTCGGCAAAGTTCATATCATGCGTAACGACAAGAAGTGCTGTCCCTTCAGCTGCTACTTGGAAAAGAGCGTTTTCGAGTTCATGCAACGCATACACATCTTGACCAGCCGTCGGTTCATCAAGGAGCAACACCGGCCTGCCATCATTCAACATCGCAGCAAGAGCGGTTCTGCGCTTTTGACCTTGACTGACAGCGAATGGATTCGAATCCGCCACACGATTTAAAAGTAGTTTTGTTAAGAACTCTTCGGTTCGAAGGCCACCGCCAAAGGCAACTTCCTGCCGAACAGAAGGGGTGATGAACAAAAACTCAGGAGACTGAGGGACATAACCGATTGATTCTATGCTCTGTTGTTTCTCCGCTTTTGGAATCAGTCCAGCCAGTGCTTTCAGAAGAGTCGATTTGCCGGCTCCATTAGGTCCTGCGAGTACAGTAATGCTTCCTGGTACAAGTTTAAGTTTCGCCTCATGGACAATACCAGGTACACGAACATCCGCTATAA
Protein-coding regions in this window:
- a CDS encoding energy-coupling factor transporter transmembrane component T, whose amino-acid sequence is MSTWLHRLNPSVKMLVTFIFIFALAFYFDPWTPLLMFIAVLVVQLLFSRTNWKRWALFMLPFSLGAIGYFWTTYVFGTSDDRLATAFSLSFRVFAYSSLSLLFVLTTSPMQFIMSLMQQLKLSPKLAYSLLVGYQFLPVLKEEFTQIRQVQQLRNPQVHTSTLAKLRALPSVAIPLLAGAVRKAEKTAFAMEARGFTGTRERTYFHEVRFVPFDVYFSLLLVVIFASCLLLGATL